In one window of Ignisphaera sp. DNA:
- a CDS encoding nucleotidyltransferase domain-containing protein, which translates to MSRAKIYLFSSVARGRYTYLSDIDISTVLENLHNIDVDTLKIYIKSRYRGYPIELHIVDRQTFEKCCVKFIKPEELIEIT; encoded by the coding sequence GTGTCAAGGGCTAAGATCTATCTCTTTAGCTCAGTAGCCAGAGGTAGATATACATATTTAAGCGATATAGATATATCAACAGTTCTCGAAAACCTCCATAATATAGATGTAGACACTTTGAAGATATATATTAAGAGTAGGTATAGAGGATACCCAATAGAGCTACACATAGTTGATAGACAAACCTTCGAGAAATGCTGCGTGAAGTTCATTAAACCAGAAGAGCTTATAGAGATAACATAG